The DNA window TTCAAAGGCGTAAGCCTCGCCGGGCTGTTTGAGCCCCAGGGCCGTCAACTCGATGGGACCAAGAATGCCGTTGCGGCCGATACCGCCGAAGGCGCTGGTTTGGTCTCCAAACTTTTTGGCGTTATTCAGGCTGGCGGCGGCCATCGTCGTATAGGCAAAGCCGACCACCGAATCGAACTCGGAGTGTGTGGCCAGAATCGGCCCCTTCACTACCTTCTTCTCGATGACGTCGCGGAAGAAGCCGCGCGGGTGCTTCACGCCGGAATCGCTGGTTCCTTGCTTGGCGAGTCCGAAATGGGAGTAAGCGGCTTGCAACAACATCAGGCTATCGATCTTCACCATCGGAGCGGTGCACAGGCTCTTGGCGCAGGCGGTCACCGCGCGGCCGCCGAGGCTGTGGCCCACCAGATGGATCTTCACGGCTGGTTTTGCTTCCTTGCACTTTCGCACTGCTGCCGCCATTCCATTCTCCCCGACCTTCCCACAGCGGTTGAACATAAAGAGAAAGGTGGTCAGATTCAAGAACTTCGGAACAAAACCGAAGGCATTGCCGAAGAAGGAAGCGGCTGCGCCGTTCTGCGTGGTGGCTGCCGCCAGGCTGGGGATGCCGGTTCCGCTGGACCCGGCTTTGGGCTTGGAGACGGCGATGGTTTCGCCCGCCACCAGGGAATCGCGAATCGTCTGCGCTTCCGCTTTCTCAAAAGCAGTCACAAATTCGTTCGAGTCTTGGACGCCAATCTGCTGGAGCAACTCGAGCAGGTGCTGCACCAGCTTCAACTGGGCCGCCTCATCTTTGCGCGCGGCTTCGAGCAGCTTCGTCATCTGCGTGATGCGCCGTTTGCCTGCCGCATCGAGCATGGGCTTCAACGCTTCGAGTCGAGCCGTCTCCTTGGCCATGCCGCTGGCGGAGAGCGCCTTGCCACCGCTATCGTTGGATTCGGGGAACACCATCGAGGGCCAAAAGACGCCTCCGACTGCAAACTTGCGAGCCAGCAACTGACCTGACACACCAGCCAGATCACTATTCTTTTTGAAGTTTTCCAGGAAGTTGGAATACAGCGTGCGCGCATCGTTTTCGTCATTGCGAAAGCCATGACAGATCAGAATCACATCGGTGGTTCCGGTGCTCTTGATGTGCTGCGCTAAGATCTCGATCCCGTTGCCTTTGAGATTGCCATCGCCGTCGCAGGCTAGCGCCTGGAAGTCAAAGCCTTTGATTTGCTCCATGTTGGTGATGCCCCTTAAATCGACTGTAGTGCTTTCAATAGGTCCAGCAAGCCGTGGCCCTGAAAGGAGCGGTCCCGATTCAGGTTGACTGCTGTTTGCAGGAATAATTCTTTAACGTTTTCCGGTTTGCCGATAAACTCCCGCCGCACGGAGAGGAAGGCGGCAATCGCCCCCGAGACGTGGGGAGCGGCCATGCTGGTGCCGCTTTGGTCCAGGTAGAGGACCTTCTGCTTTTTGCCGAGTTTCGCGGCGTAGCCCTCCCGGAAGGAGCCCGCCGCGCAAGAGACGATCTTTTCCCCAGGGGCAACCAGATCTGGCTTGCAGCGGCCATCGCCAGTGGGTCCACGGGAGGAGAAGAAGGAAACGCCGTAGGTGTGAGGCATGTCGCGATGGGTGGCGCCCACCGTAATGGCCAACTCGGCATTGCCCGGATCGTTAATGCTCAGCGCCCGGTAGCCGAGCTCATTGGTGCCAGCCGTTGTCAGACCCAGCGCGGAGAAGCCGCTATTGCCTGCGGCTACAACCACTACCACCCCGGCTTTCACCAAACGGTTGACCTCGACACAGAGCGGACTTTGCCCGCATCCGAACCAGCGGGGATTGAACTCGTAGCCCACACTCAGATTGACTCCGTGGATGCGCAGACGGCGGCCGTACTGATTTGTCTTCTGGATGAACTCGATGGCTAACAGAACTTCGCTGGTTTTTCCTACGCCTTCGCGATCGAGGATCTTGAGACTTACCAAGCGAGTCTGCGGCGCGATGCCGCTGATGCCCGTGAGCTTTTCGAGATGTACCTCGGTATCATCCGAACCCTCCACCATCGACTCGACGGCGACAACCGCTTCCGGCTCTTTCGGCGTATAGGAACCCGAGATGATTCCCGCAACGTGGGTACCGTGGCCAAACTCGTCGGTGTAGTGATCACGGTCGGCGAGGAAGTCGCTCGATAACTTGCGTTCGACGGGGCCGATGACATCTTTGAAGTGGGGGTGAGTTCCATCGATGCCGGAATCGAGAACGGCGAAGGTGATGTCTCCTCCCAGGGCGCGGAAGGATTGGTGCGCTGCGTCTGCCTTCACTGTCGCGATGGATTTGGTGACACAGGCGTGAATTGCCGGATCTTCCCAGATCCGGTAGATGGGGCTTGCCCAACGCTGATTCGCCTGGGTCAGATAGGCCGCATAATCCTTGGCCAGTTGCAGGATTTGTTCGCCGGTCAGATTGGCAAAGACATAGGAGGGGTGGCTGCCGTTTGCCTTCGGGTCAAAGTCTCGCAGCACGCCCAGCACTTGCTCGCGTGCTGCATCGATTCCGTCGGGGTACTGCTCATTCAGCGCAACGATGATATTGTGGCGCTTCTTGGTTTCCTTTTTGACATTGGAAAGCAGGGGCTCCGTAATCACGGCCCTCATCAGGTCGCGATTCAACTGTTCGCGCTGGTGGGTGATGCTCGGCTTC is part of the Bryobacter aggregatus MPL3 genome and encodes:
- a CDS encoding S8 family peptidase; this encodes MPNSKKPSITHQREQLNRDLMRAVITEPLLSNVKKETKKRHNIIVALNEQYPDGIDAAREQVLGVLRDFDPKANGSHPSYVFANLTGEQILQLAKDYAAYLTQANQRWASPIYRIWEDPAIHACVTKSIATVKADAAHQSFRALGGDITFAVLDSGIDGTHPHFKDVIGPVERKLSSDFLADRDHYTDEFGHGTHVAGIISGSYTPKEPEAVVAVESMVEGSDDTEVHLEKLTGISGIAPQTRLVSLKILDREGVGKTSEVLLAIEFIQKTNQYGRRLRIHGVNLSVGYEFNPRWFGCGQSPLCVEVNRLVKAGVVVVVAAGNSGFSALGLTTAGTNELGYRALSINDPGNAELAITVGATHRDMPHTYGVSFFSSRGPTGDGRCKPDLVAPGEKIVSCAAGSFREGYAAKLGKKQKVLYLDQSGTSMAAPHVSGAIAAFLSVRREFIGKPENVKELFLQTAVNLNRDRSFQGHGLLDLLKALQSI